The nucleotide window GCAGACAGGCCACTGCAGTAAACACAGCTCTGCCGCACTTTGCTTACCAAAGAGCTTGGCATCTTCCACAAACTTCTGCGTTCTCCTCCGGACATTCTCAGAATCTGCCAAGGCTTTCCGGTATCTCTCCTGTAATCACAATAGCAAGAGCCGACTTCAAACAAGGAGGTAAAACCCATTTTCTGACAGTCACTGACCCCTTAGAAACGCTTTAAAAAGAGCTCAGTTCACGTCAGAAGGTTGTGCTGGGATCTTGCATTTTCATTAAGTGCAAACCCAAGTCTGAGTAATCAGCACAACTGCAGCTCCCTCAAAAGACCCAAGTGAGGGCCAGAAGCATTCAGGGTGTAGCTCAACTGAACACCGCATTGTCAGGCTGCTGCTTTTCGCATGACTCACTGCGGCTGTTGAGACACTCCTTTCTCTAGCAGGCAAGTTGGTGGTCTCAGCTACAGATCTGCACACAACTGATTTATTGCCTGGTGCAGTAGTGTTCTTAAGGCAATTACCTCCAGAATTGCCTGGTGCTGCGGTATTCAATCCTCTCCTTAGTCACATCTGTTCTTCAAAGTCCCTAAACAGGGTCCCTCCCACTTCCACCACATCGCTGTCACTAAAGAGGACTTCCCTTCTCGGACAATCTGGATCTGGTGCGACACAATATGTGATGCTAATCAGGACAAAGCTACTGCCATTCCCTCTGTCCAATGCTGTGAAAAAACTGACCAGACCATCTCCAATATACAGTTTTGCCTACCAGGATCATACTATCAGTGCCTTGCTCCTAGATACTACTGACAGATGATGCTTCTGGGGAAGGCAGACTGTACTTTCACAGTGCACCCTCTCACACTTAGAGCACAGCTGTTTTGAAGGCTGCCATAGCCCACCGCTGTTGTGTGCATGTTACAGAGCTTATGCAAAAAACTAGGACTGAAAGACAAGACCAAGTCATCGGGATTGAACGAAAAACACCATGATGCCACCAGCAGCATACTCACAGTTAAATCCCGGACTTGTTCTTCCAATTTGATGGCTTTGTGCTCTAAGGCACAGTCAGAAAGGGGATGCTTAGGCTCATCACGGGGATCTTCTGGGCCACACTCATCTCCTGTActtctctgctgagctgcagtgcTGAAAACACAGGGCGACCCCCTGAAATACAAACTAGTGACAAAGAAGGAAAGTTAAGTAACAACAGGGCCAAAAAGAAGAATTCTAGTTCAGTGCCATTACTAAATGCAGACTCTCTTAAAAAAGGATTCCAGACAAAATTTTAGCTCTTTTCTGAACACATGGACAGctagcacagaaacacagataCAGATGTCTTATTTTAGACTCACATGTCACTACAGAGGCTGTACACCACTTCTTTAACATACCTTGAAAAGAGTCATATTTTCACAGGAAAACAAGTTGTGGATTGCATTTTTGCCAACCTCCCCCTACAAGTGGTCAATATTGGATGATACACTTCAGAAACACTTTTGCAAGATAGTCTTGAAAAGGAGGCAGGTAGTATAAAGCTGTCtttacagttatttaaaaaaaccccaaatgttctGAGCACAATTCAGTATGATCTGCAAACCCGTGGCACTTAAGATTTGCAGGCAGAGCCTAGCCTGCTACCTAAGATGGTACAGTGACTGCAGAAAGGCAAGTCACACCACTGGAATGGCTGTGGATTTCTGTGGAGCAATTaaacaagcaaggagacacacacacacacatctcaaACTGCTGGCTAACGGAGGATCCAACTCTCCAACGCTCTGACCTGCTTGTTCTCCTGGGTGCAAATAGACATAGTACTTGGTGTATTCAGTTTTCCTCCTACAGAGTGAAGAGGAGGAGAGTTTGAATTGTTTGCCAATCAGTTCTTCTTGCAAAGTAGCAATCGCTAGAGTGTACCCAGCTTTCAAGTCCACTGCACAAAGAACAgctaagaaagcaaaaaaaactgtCAGAGACATGACCAAGTTGTGCGCAGCCCAAATACTCTGAGGCCTTCTGCCAGGACCTTCACAGCACAGTTAGCTGTGTTTGGAAAAGGGACTGAACATGTCAGCTGAAGATTGCCCCAGTATTCTCAAACAAGTTCTAAGCACTTCAATTGTTTTTATCTCTACTGGCATTGAAAGAGtcacaaaggcaaaaaaacacaaacaaacccaAGCCTCAAGTGCTGAAGCCTACCGTATTTCCAAAGACATTTTCATCCTAAGTACGCTTTTCAACTAAAAAGCACATTTGACAGTGGTTCATGCTAGAACAGCAGGTGAAGCTCATTCAGGAGGCTGCCTCCACAACTTGCAGATGAAATGATGAAACAACCAGAATGTCAGATAATTGGATTGAGCTGTACAAACGCTGCCTAGGTGCTCAGCAGCCTATTCTATACTGTAACAAACTCACAGGTTTCTTGAAAACTAGATAATAGAAGTCTGTCTGAAAACTGTTTGGTCAAAAGATGATCAAAACCAGTATGCTAGacactttgaaaaataaatatttttcacttcCTTCCGTTCTTTTCCAGAAAGCCCTTCTTCACCTGCAGTACTAATGCTGTCACTCCAAGAGTGAAACCAAGAGttttcactcctcctcctccaacacCTGCTTTTACAAACTGACCTAGACAGGACTCATTCCTGCCAGCATGAGGCTAAAGCCTCAGCCCACCTCCCTCTCACGCCTTACACCAGGAACAGAGTTCGCAGCAGAAAGTTCAATTTACTGCCAAACCAGCTCCATTCAGGAAACATTTCAGTATATGCTTAACAAGGAAGGGTGTCTCCTTTTTTGGGAACACCTGGGCTCTTCCTCTGAGCAGGGCTTTCAACATCCCCTTTAACAGAGGGTTTTGTATATACTAAGTGCACTTCTACCAAGTGAAATGCAGCACAGCCCAGAAATCACTGCATCGGCACCGACTCAAACTTCTGTGTGTATACAGCACAATTCAACACTGCACAGAGACGCTAACTTAGGCCCCAGAATCAATATAGCCAAATTCACATTACCAGGCCTGCACCATTAAGCTCCCTCACTTTTCAGCAAGGCTGTATTGCCCGTGTACAATGTCGGAGAAGGGCACAGCTTTTGTTTCTGGGTCTATCAAATTGGTCATGAGACCCAAGTGTTGTTCAGCAGGCAGCTATGCTGAGTCTACTGCAGCAACGGGAAGTGACAGGTGTGCTCCCCTTATTCCAGTACTGGAACTGTGCAGGACGAAGATTCAGGGAGTTAAACCAGCTGAAAACTAACCCTACAAAACAAAAAGACTGTTCTGCCTGTATCCCTGAATCAGTTTGCTGACAAATCAGATGAGTGCAAGTGCCAGTacaaaagagaagacaaacaCATGAAGCCTGCTGAGACGCAGGAGGAAGAATACGGGTAAGGCAAGCGGTGTCCCCCTTTGGGTGGCAGCCAGGGCTTAGACTGACTCAGCTCTATGATCAAAGCACAGTTTAAGAGATTTATATCTGCCCAAAGACCACCAAGCATCTCCTACCACTCCCTGCTTAGCTGCCCAGATATTCCCTCATTTTATCTCTAACACGAGGTTGCTATGTGTCCCACAACACTAATGACAAGCTTTCTTTTCCCACCTGAAGATAATTGCATATAAAATTTTTTACCAAGTGAGTACTTAAAACACAATGTGTATGTCAAACTGCTCCTTTTCAACACATTACATGCCAAAAACAAGTCTAAAAGTGCTTTTGCTATGTACATGTGCTCTGGAGTAGGACGTTCCTCACACTAATCTTTAAAGAGCCAGGCAAGGGGCTGTCACTAGGCTCTTTTCAAAAAGCTGCCCAGCCACCCTGGTTCTGTGTTCCAGGAATACCAAGACAGAAGAAATCCCCAAATCTCAACCCTGGCTGCAGAGAGATTTTTCTGGGGCACGAGACCCCATCTTGAATGGCTTTTAAGATGCTGGTCACATTCGTGCTGTTGACTGATTAACATAGCACTTTTTCAAAGTTATAGAAAGTCGACTAAATCAGAAGTGAGGACAGAGGAGGACCCCCTTCACCATGCCTTCATAATCAATCCAGGAAGCTTTAAACCACTGTAAagctttctttgtaaataaaaggTATGTCCGTGGAAGCACAAGCACCAACTACAAGCTCTGTCCTTTATCATCTCCCATTTCTTTTGAAGTGCTGCAAGCCTGGAAATTACCTATGCTACAGATGAACCAAAGAACCTGAAATGCAGCTGAGAAAGCAGTCTTGCTAGGTGCTTCACAGGTTAGACTCCTATGTCTCAAAAAAGGTATACAAATGAGTTAACTCTTTTGCATCCAAGAAGCAAAGAGTAGCGAGTCACTTCCCCCTGCAAGGGAGTTGCACTACAGGAATGGGTGCGTTTCGGCGGTGTGTAGGAGGAAGGAGGCATGAATGAGCTGGTGCCTCAGCTACAGGGACCTGCCTACGTGAAGCTGAGCGCTGCCTGCATgaagtcctttctccagcttGTGAAACCAAGCCATAGAACACTCCCCAGTGCAGTGAAATGCCCCAGGTACCACCTGTGTTCACACAAGCCTGCCTTAAAAGTTGtaggcaagaaataaaaatacagactgACTCCAAAGGGAATTCTTAAGAAGGACTATTATGCAGAACTGAAAATGCCGCTCACTTTACTTCTTCCTTCGGGATGAAAGAAATATTCCACTAAAAAGAGTAAGTGCTATTTACAGCCTGTCCACTGCACTGTGCTCCATCTTCTAAACACAGTCGTGATCACAGCTGCCCTAAAAATAGGCAGAAATCCCACTGGAGGAAGTTGACACATCCTGAAGTGACAGACACGTGGAAGTCCCAGAGCGTGTGAAGGGATTATACAACTAAGCTGGTCATACAAAAAGATTTACAAACTGATGTCACAGAAAGCCAAACAGATGTAGCAGAGAAGTTGATTGTATCCATATGGTTTCACCCAGTTGTCCTTAAAGATTAGAATTTAAATGATGAGAACAGGTGCCTGTGGTCAGAACAATAGTATCACCTCTTTCCAGAGCACAGGCATAACATCCGACCACCCCAACCTGTCACGTTCCCTCTGAGCACAAGGGTCCTACCCCATCTCTCCTTAAacactccctgctgctgctcctcctcctcccaaatcCACATGACAAAGCACAAAAGTGCAGAGATACAGAGAAACATCCACACTGGTGTTTTAGCTCAGGTGATCATGCTTTGGAAGGTCATCTCCTAATAACCCCCAGCTACCCGTGCTGTCTCACTAGGGAGTGACACCAGAGATTTATCCTATGCGGATTCCTCTCTGATGAAACTGGAGAACCAGCTTGTGCGGCACACCTTAGTGCAGGGTGGCTGTGCACTGGGCCGCGGCTCCCAGGGTCCGGCGAGTCCAGCGCCAGAAGTCCCCCAGGAGCGCGTGGCCCGGGTGCCTGGGCCCCAGCACCCACTGCTTCGCCGTGCAGGGCTGTTCCGAGCGGCTGCGACGCAGGCACGGCCGCAGGACCTGGGCACAAGGGCGAGTGGCTCTCATGCCGACACCGGGTCTGGCCATCCTCCACAGAGCAGCCCGCGCAGCTCCCACCGGACAAAGTCACCTACTCCAAACCCGGTGCGCAATTTGAGAGGGGCAAAGCAGTCTTCACACACGTATGAGCACATGAAAGAGGAAGGACTTTCAGACACGCATCTTTACATTTAGTCCCAAACACAGTTGCTTCTGTTCTGTGCCGCAGAATTATTTATTGCGTTTAAGTGgtcttttcagttttaattccaggcaaaaaaaaaatctagaataaGCAAACatgtattttgacttttttttcatttcacctgGCCACAAACACAGATGCTTCTATTACGTGCTgcagaattattttattgtaatgaAATTGTGAAtgaaatttttttccctcccagagAAAAAGTCTAGGATAAATTAacatgcattttgatttttttcttttcacctacCCCCATTTCACTCAAATAACCAACGCACCTGTTACAGAGTTCACTTTTATAAGCCATATTCCACAATGTCCAAAAATATGACTGGACACTGTTTTTTTTGTCTAAATATTGACAGAGTTAAATGGACCCTCTTCTCTCGACCACCCAAAACACACTGAAAGTAGAGGTGCTGCACCACTaccaaaaataaaacctgagCAGCACATTAAACATATAGTTCATGAATAAATGGTTCAGATGGGCAAGAGGAGATACAGAAATCACCCGTGGATACGTGTAACGGCAGGAAAACCTCACAACATGACTTACTGACCACAGAAACGCTCTTCCCTAAAAATGAAAACGGTTTTTCCCTCAAAATGTTACTTTTCCAGGAAACAGCTTACTGATTCAGGGCCTGTTTCTGTCCCAGGCCTTCTCAGGAGCTAAGGGCCGGCAGCGTGCCCCTCACAAGGGGCGAAGCAGAGCCCTCCGGGGGGAAGACGGCGGCCTTCCAGCGGAGCCCCGGGCCCGGGCGCGCCACCGCCTTACGGCGGCGCAGCCAAcgaggcgcggcggcgggcccgggcccggggcgcTGCCACGTCTCGCACCGAGCCCCCCTCCCGCACTCCATCGCCTCACGTACCTGCCCCGCCGCGGCGCGCCGCCGAGGGAGAGGACGGTCCCGAAGCGCCGCAGGGAGCGGGCGGCCATCGCCCCGCAGACCGACCGACGGACCGACCGACCGAGGCAAGCGAcgcgccggcgccgcccgccaCCTACGGCTGCCGGACTACGAGtcccggcgggcagcgcggctCAGTGGGCGTTCAGCCTGGTGTTCCACGCAGCTTccgcggcgggcccgggcccTGGGCTGGCAGCGGAGCTTGGTACGCTGGTGCTGCCACGCCGAGCTGCGCAGCGCAGGCGGTAATGACGCTGCAGGTTTAACCTCTTCTTCAGTAAAGACTGAGAGAGGCTGGGGCCAGCAGACACACCTGAGGTGGAAGAAATAGCGTTTCCTACCTCATGGTGAATAAACATTAACCCGCCCCCAAACCTTGGCCAAGCCTGCCTTTTAACTGATGACTACCGCCACgggggcctgcaggaaagacAGGGAGGGACTGTCAGGGAGcgtagcgacaggacgagggataatgcttttaaacagaaagagggtagatttagattagctacaaggaagaaattcttccccatgagggtggtaaggccctggcccagactgcccagagaaactgtggctgcctcctctctgtcAGGGCTcacggccaggttggacggggctgtgagcagcctgggctggtggaaggggtccctgctcatggcaggggggttggaaagagatgacctttaaggtcccgtccaacccaaactattctatgattctatgccatGCTGCCACAGGCTGTGGTGGTCCAGCTCCATTTCCACCCACTGAAGGCACAACCTCCTTGTTCCTTTAGCAGGAGAGGTGATGCTTTGAGGAGAGGGTTTTTACTCATTTCTGAAGTGAAACCTGACAGTCTGGCTCCAGGTCCCAGACGGAACAGGAGCAGTGACAACTGGCACGGGGAAGCTGCTGCCAGGAAGAGGATGAGCACTGTCAGGAACCTGTTCCTGCACCTCATCCCCAGGAGATGCGGATTTCCccctgcagcctgggcagcaggCAGCTAAGCTTGTGGCTCAAAGCTACCTGTAGTCACTAACCTGGCGTAGAGGACTCGCCCACCCTGGCAGCTGCTGTCACAGGGCTGCCAAGCCCACCCTTCAGACCTGTCCTGGACCATTTGACTCTGAGCAGTAGTTTACCCACCGTGCTCCCTACAGCCAGGGGAAGGGCTGTGCCAGCATCAGTGTTTTTATTAAAAGCTGCTTACCTAGTTATTAACAAGGGGGCTTTGAAAGAGGGAGCTCCAAAGGTTAATTGTGGCAGTCATTAGCATGAGTGAGTGATGGACCTGCTCCCTTGTTTCTGGCACAAAAGCCAGGGCCTTTTGTTTCTATTCCTGTCCCTCATTTCTGCCTGTGCTATATGACCTTCCCCTATTTCTGTTtcctgttccagtctcctcatttgaaaccactgttttttaaaaatttttaaacttCCCTTCACTCCATATTGACCACATGCCTTGGCAACCTGTGTCTGACTGCGGCAGCAATAGTGTGAATGCGCTGTTGGCCGGGAGACAACTCTAtccctttccctgctcccccGAATGCTGGCACAGGGCTAGGGCAGAGAGAGCTGGGCTGCCTCCAGCCTGTCCTTTGCAGCACTCTAGCTGTTTAGCAAGGCTGAAAGGTGTCTGCTGTTAATTTGCTTTCAAATGCCAACACTTGAGCTTTGTTTGTTCCCAAAGGAAGCCAACGTGTCCTCACCCTTACTGCCTGGAGGACAAGAAGGAAATACTGGACAAGGACACTTGGTTGAGGCACAGCAAGCTCGAGACATAAGGAAACCTGAGATGAGACCCTGtggagctggaagcagagagcagGGTGAATGATCAGCATCTCTGAAGCGTCTGGTCCAAAGCAGCTCATGAACTCCCAACACTGAGGCAGCCAAAAATCCCCAACAAGTCCGTGGTCGCTTTGGAAAGTGTTAGCCTGGCCTCCAGTGTCCCTAGGGTTGCACATGCTGATCCTGACAAATCAGAGTGCCTGTAAGGCAGCACGGACTGCCAGCCTCAGGgctctcccctcctttccttcTGCACCACCGTGCGCACACACACCTTACACCGAACTCCTGGCCCCGTGGGAGGCTGCCCCCAGAGGTGGGTTTCCCAGTAGTACGCAACCCTGATCGATGAAGgactccccttccccacccacctcccaaatccccctcccacccccttccccaTGGTTCATAGTGTTGCCCACGAGGCAGACAGTGCTGCAGTGGCGGGGCATGGGAGGGTGCCTCTTCCCCCATGCCttcccagcaccctcctggcGCCTCGGAGAAAGGGGGCTTGTAGCTCCTCTGTGAGCCCCAGTGTCCGTTGGGGGCTTGGTGGGCGTTCCTGCAGCCCGGCTTAAGTCTGCTTCTTTTCCCATTCCTGCAGAGAAAAGGGCAAAAGTGGGGGATGAGGAGACATCGCTAGAGAAGTGAGCACTGAGCCTCTGAGGGCATCCATCCCTACTGGAGGGCTTTGGACCACCCCAGTATCTTCAAAGCTTGGAGTCACTGCTGCCTCGGTCATCGTAGAGGCGATGCTCTCCTCTCTGTCCACCCAGCCCCACACCTCCCAAATCTCTCTGCAAACCAGGCTCATGCTAGCAGAGAGTGCCACTGAGCTgggccagcctggctgcagggtACCCTGGCAGTACACCCTGCTTTTGGGGAAGGGAGCATCTCTGGTCCCCAGATTTCATGGTCAAGCAAGGAGGATGGGACAAAGAATGAGCTTTCCCATGGCAtcagggaggagagggggagcGAAGCAGGACCTTGGCCTTCCGCAGCACATTTCCCTTGTTGGCTGGGAGGACGGAGGGACTTCTCTTCCTCAGTTCAGCTGCACAGTTAACGGGGACCAAGTGCTCAGGGGGGCTCCCGTTTGGCTTGTTCGTAGCTTCCTGTGGAAAAAGGGGAGCGAGAAGGAGAAGGAGTTAGGAGACCTCGAGAGCAAGGACagccagggaaaaagaaaagcacaaactATCACGAGGTCAAAGCTGCTGTGGCCAAATATAACTGACGCTTTTCCTCCCACCTCTATCTACAATGTGACAAAGCAGCAGGGATGTCCCTTGTTTCCCACGTGCTgctcccccccaccaccccaagGGAAGCTGGAGCCACAAAACTGAGGAAGCAGCGGTGCGTACCTCGTTCTCAGCCTTGCCAGTCACAGCCAGCCCCAGGGCCGGCCCTCCCGCCAGCGACTGCTTCAGCCGCTCCTTCACTTCGGTCAGCTTGAGCTCCAGGTCGACGCGGCGCTCCTCCTTCTGCCGGCActgctcctccagcaccaccacctgctgCTCCAGGTCCTGTAGCTTTGACCCTGCTTGCACAAGCGTGCCCAGCTCAGCACTTTCGCCAGAGGATGAGGCTGTGGGGACAGTGAAGCCACCCATCCTCCTGGACAGGGATGCTAGATGGGGCTGCCAGCCCGGCAGTGcgctgcagccagctctgctcacagCCACAATGCCACCGCTCGCCCAGCGTCCCCAGCCCACTGGGGGTCTGCAGCCTTCCTCCTGTACCAGAGTGCCTCCAAGCATCCCCAGCCACGGCGCTTGGATGGCACAAACCTACCTGTGCTGCCCTTCATGGCTTCCCGCAGCTCTCGCTTCTCTTTccgcagcagcaccagctcagTGCGGATCAATGctttctccttctccagcttctccttctcTGTCAGAAATCGCCTGGCATCCTCCTCGGCCCGGTTCTTCCCATACCTGTACTGGTTGGCGTCTGCAGACACAAGGAGAGCCGGTCATGAAGGCTCTGGCCCTGGCTGCACCAATGCCACCCAAGGTCCAGCTGAGCTGGCACAGTACAACCCATCACCGATGTGCCAGAGctggccagccccagcctggctgcagaaCCCCTCGGGGGAACAGCGTCCTCCCACACTGGCCAGGGTTCCCCCAGGGATGTCTGCGGCCGAGGACCACCACTCACTGGATGCATGCCTCTTTACTTTGACTTGAGGGTCTACCCGCCGTGACTTCTCACTGCAGGAGGAGGCATGGCGCTTCACCTGGGCTCCTGACGGCCGCCCCGGCTCCTCCTCAGCCTGCggtggggacaggagggagggCGTGCTGAAACACCCGCGGGGCCATCGTAGCCTGGCCAAGGCTCCCCGTGGCATATTCCATAGCCTGGCCACAGATGTGGGAGAGGGCGAGCCCCTGAGCCATGCTCACCTGAACCTTCTCGTAGGGGACATCATCGTACACCACACGGGAGGAGTCTGGCCGGTGGTCCTGGGAGTAGCTGGCCCACCTGTGGGAGGAGGGATGGGTTCTTCCTTTCCAGGACATCCCTGCCAGTCACCCAGTAAGCCCGTCCATCTCAAAGGGCTTCCTGCATTGCTCTCCCAGCTTTACTCACAAGCACTCTATCCTACCCTAtttaccctaccctaccctaccctaccctaccctaccacgTGTATCCCCTAAGTCCTTCATCAGCATTGATGAAATGCCTTCTGCTTTCCATCCTGCCCAAGGGAAGCTGCCTTGCTTTGGGAACAAccaacccccaggacaccagccacCAGCTCTCCCCAAGATCACAGCACAAGCCGTGTCCCAGGCCATGCCTTTTCTAGGGAGCACACAGGGCTGACACAGTCACCATCCGCAGCCCAAcgctctgcccacggcacagcccctGTCCAGCCCGTGGCACAGCAGGAGGGCAGCCTTACAGGTAGGAGTGCCTCACAGCCGTCACTATGTTGGCAATTGTCTCCACATCCACATAGTCATAGTGCAAGGCCTCCGGTGCTGTCTGCGAGCCTGTCTCCACCAAGAGGAGACCCAGCCAGCGGCCCAGGTCTTCAGAGCAGCTTGcctgcaggagagagaaaaagttgGGGTGCACACTCACCTCCTTGCCCCTGGCCCTTGCTCCTGCCTCCTGACGCAAAGCCCCGCCTTGGAGAAGGGCCCTCCAACATGAAACGTGTGTGCAAGACTTAGGAGGATCCAAAAGAACGCACACAGGCACATGCAggaggtcccagtcccaaactccCAACCACCCGCTGCAACCTGCCAGCTTCAGCCCTGccagcctcctccctgcctccagcctGCAAATACCTGTGTGGCTGGCCCTGGCTCACCCAAACGATGCCCTGGGCTTCCTTAACATGCAGGAGAAGGGAAAACAAGGCACTGCTTGCATGCAAGCGTGGATCATCACAGGAGATGCTCACGGAGCTTGGCAAACCCCTCCTCACGGGACCGGcacaccctgcctgccctgctgcccgctCACCTCCAGCGCTGCCACCTCCTGCCCGTTGCGAAGGATGCGGAAGGCAAAGGGGTGTTTGGGGCCCAGCCCTGGGACCACCTCACAGCCCCGGAGGACGATGGCGTTCGCATGGGTCCGCAGGTCGGTGCGGTCCTTGTGGAAGTAGAGGGTGTTGCCCTTCAGGCGACACCAGCGCTCCTTCCAGCACTGGCTGACCAGGACGCTGAGGTAGCCTGGGGGGATGGTAGGGCCGAGGGAATGGTCTCAGTGCCTGCTCGGCTGGACCTCAGGCAGGCTTTAATGATACACAGCTGCCCAGAGATTACGGCATGGCTCCCTACTCGTTTAGTCCTtctgtgtctcagtttcccctcaGAGAGCCAGCTGGGACACCCTGGGCCCAGGTGAGGTGCCAGCTCAGTGCCACACAGTCACCCGAGCCTGCTTTCTGAGACACGGGTGACCCCTCGCCCCTTCCCCACGCACCACGGGAAGTTGCAGAGCCAGGACCAGGCACCATTTTGTATCCCAAGGGAGTGTCACAGCTCTCCATCGGCTCGGTGACCTTGCCCCCACTCAACCGCCCCCTCACCCCCTGCCGGCCCCCCATACAGTCAGGATGGGGGGAAGGATGCCTGCTCCCCTCCACTCCTGGCCTTGCACAAGCCGAGCCCTGTCTCTGCCTCCGGCCCACACAAACCACAGCAGGGGATGTCTTCCTCGGTGGAGGAGGTCTGCGTGTCCTCGGCGGGAGGCTTCTTCTTGGAGAAGCTGATGATCCTAGTGATCTTCTTCCCTGCCACCCGACTCATCGAGCCCTTCAGGTCAGCCAGGCCGCTCTTTTTGCCTTTCCCTGGAAGGACAACAGGGTAGCTGTGTGCCCCCGGTGAACGTCACAGCATCTCCCCTTGCTAGGAGAGGATGCTCTGCGGCTGTGGTGCACACAGCCGGCCCCACCGGCTGGGGGTAAAG belongs to Opisthocomus hoazin isolate bOpiHoa1 chromosome 23, bOpiHoa1.hap1, whole genome shotgun sequence and includes:
- the AFAP1L1 gene encoding actin filament-associated protein 1-like 1 isoform X4, whose translation is MDYMYVNTASLSNGTSFVESLFEEFDCDLRDLQDMQEEEGDTGDGIGLELARSQTAKPVPVDPAPPLPTTPPPEDYYEEALPLGPGKAPEYITSRNSSSPPNSIEDGYYEDADSNYPVTRMNGEQKNSYNDSDAMSSSYESYEEEEEEGKGQQLTHQWPSEEASMNLVKDCRICAFLLRKKRFGQWAKQLTIIRDSKLLCYKSSKDRQPHVEVPLGTCSVIYVPKDGRRKKHELRFSLPGAEALVLAVQSKEQAEEWLKVIKEASSPAAGGMEAPTSLVLPCKMDLDKRLSQEKHTSDSDSVATGETGSPAACREPGEHGKGKKSGLADLKGSMSRVAGKKITRIISFSKKKPPAEDTQTSSTEEDIPCCGYLSVLVSQCWKERWCRLKGNTLYFHKDRTDLRTHANAIVLRGCEVVPGLGPKHPFAFRILRNGQEVAALEASCSEDLGRWLGLLLVETGSQTAPEALHYDYVDVETIANIVTAVRHSYLWASYSQDHRPDSSRVVYDDVPYEKVQAEEEPGRPSGAQVKRHASSCSEKSRRVDPQVKVKRHASNANQYRYGKNRAEEDARRFLTEKEKLEKEKALIRTELVLLRKEKRELREAMKGSTASSSGESAELGTLVQAGSKLQDLEQQVVVLEEQCRQKEERRVDLELKLTEVKERLKQSLAGGPALGLAVTGKAENEEATNKPNGSPPEHLVPVNCAAELRKRSPSVLPANKGNVLRKAKEWEKKQT
- the AFAP1L1 gene encoding actin filament-associated protein 1-like 1 isoform X3 codes for the protein MDRLSVLDQLLPELSVLLKLLDHEYLSATTQEKKLAVSTILQKLQPPTGKDMDYMYVNTASLSNGTSFVESLFEEFDCDLRDLQDMQEEEGDTGDGIGLELARSQTAKPVPVDPAPPLPTTPPPEDYYEEALPLGPGKAPEYITSRNSSSPPNSIEDGYYEDADSNYPVTRMNGEQKNSYNDSDAMSSSYESYEEEEEEGKGQQLTHQWPSEEASMNLVKDCRICAFLLRKKRFGQWAKQLTIIRDSKLLCYKSSKDRQPHVEVPLGTCSVIYVPKDGRRKKHELRFSLPGAEALVLAVQSKEQAEEWLKVIKEASSPAAGGMEAPTSLVLPCKMDLDKRLSQEKHTSDSDSVATGETGSPAACREPGEHGKGKKSGLADLKGSMSRVAGKKITRIISFSKKKPPAEDTQTSSTEEDIPCCGYLSVLVSQCWKERWCRLKGNTLYFHKDRTDLRTHANAIVLRGCEVVPGLGPKHPFAFRILRNGQEVAALEASCSEDLGRWLGLLLVETGSQTAPEALHYDYVDVETIANIVTAVRHSYLWASYSQDHRPDSSRVVYDDVPYEKVQAEEEPGRPSGAQVKRHASSCSEKSRRVDPQVKVKRHASNANQYRYGKNRAEEDARRFLTEKEKLEKEKALIRTELVLLRKEKRELREAMKGSTGSKLQDLEQQVVVLEEQCRQKEERRVDLELKLTEVKERLKQSLAGGPALGLAVTGKAENEEATNKPNGSPPEHLVPVNCAAELRKRSPSVLPANKGNVLRKAKEWEKKQT
- the AFAP1L1 gene encoding actin filament-associated protein 1-like 1 isoform X1, whose protein sequence is MDRLSVLDQLLPELSVLLKLLDHEYLSATTQEKKLAVSTILQKLQPPTGKDMDYMYVNTASLSNGTSFVESLFEEFDCDLRDLQDMQEEEGDTGDGIGLELARSQTAKPVPVDPAPPLPTTPPPEDYYEEALPLGPGKAPEYITSRNSSSPPNSIEDGYYEDADSNYPVTRMNGEQKNSYNDSDAMSSSYESYEEEEEEGKGQQLTHQWPSEEASMNLVKDCRICAFLLRKKRFGQWAKQLTIIRDSKLLCYKSSKDRQPHVEVPLGTCSVIYVPKDGRRKKHELRFSLPGAEALVLAVQSKEQAEEWLKVIKEASSPAAGGMEAPTSLVLPCKMDLDKRLSQEKHTSDSDSVATGETGSPAACREPGEHGKGKKSGLADLKGSMSRVAGKKITRIISFSKKKPPAEDTQTSSTEEDIPCCGYLSVLVSQCWKERWCRLKGNTLYFHKDRTDLRTHANAIVLRGCEVVPGLGPKHPFAFRILRNGQEVAALEASCSEDLGRWLGLLLVETGSQTAPEALHYDYVDVETIANIVTAVRHSYLWASYSQDHRPDSSRVVYDDVPYEKVQAEEEPGRPSGAQVKRHASSCSEKSRRVDPQVKVKRHASNANQYRYGKNRAEEDARRFLTEKEKLEKEKALIRTELVLLRKEKRELREAMKGSTASSSGESAELGTLVQAGSKLQDLEQQVVVLEEQCRQKEERRVDLELKLTEVKERLKQSLAGGPALGLAVTGKAENEEATNKPNGSPPEHLVPVNCAAELRKRSPSVLPANKGNVLRKAKEWEKKQT